One stretch of Punica granatum isolate Tunisia-2019 chromosome 5, ASM765513v2, whole genome shotgun sequence DNA includes these proteins:
- the LOC116209199 gene encoding uncharacterized protein LOC116209199 — translation MEASLREYEPDQKHEPSPAELLCCEDNLKRSLCLVTEKKKMLLGTMTTIYRPLAFQYQMDVETQYVRRPFLYSYNCGLNELLLGAQRQTGNPHCVQHHNWIIDSNSFHGSVVKASGSHRMNLSIPGFPVSPFQAAPGQSHAPIMIQQSYTQEFSYYLSNLTTQHNHYLAAMPLPQFPAIGGNTSSYPDPNFILPPHYELSTATVSESQNIPQNLSPPVLGPFFNNLSSSNIFVGGGSNTAVVGGGSNTAVVGGGSNTAATGNEVQLPAHLNHQANPTTDEGPGNLDVPDPLSTEAMLADVASPSLDGAVDQEGISSWELDGYALAEDLTNLDDIEIVFQT, via the exons ATGGAGGCATCTCTAAG GGAATATGAGCCGGATCAGAAACATGAACCCTCACCAGCTGAATTGCTGTGTTGCGAGGACAACTTGAAGAGAAGTTTGTGCCTTGTTACAGAAAAAAAG AAAATGTTGCTCGGTACTATGACAACTATTTACAGACCCCTCGCGTTTCAG TACCAGATGGATGTAGAAACACAGTATGTCAGGCGTCCATTTCTGTATAGCTACAACTGCGGTTTGAATGAGCTGCTGTTGGGCGCACAACGCCAAACAGGGAACCCGCACTGCGTGCAGCATCATAACTGGATCATTGACTCAAACAG CTTCCACGGATCAGTCGTCAAAGCATCTGGCAGTCACAGAATGAACCTATCGATCCCAGGCTTCCCAGTCTCTCCGTTTCAG GCAGCACCGGGGCAGAGTCATGCTCCTATAATGATCCAGCAATCCTATACTCAGGAATTCAGCTATTACTTG AGCAACTTAACTACTCAGCACAATCATTACCTTGCCGCAATGCCATTGCCTCAATTTCCAGCTATCGGTGGTAATACCAGTTCCTATCCAGACCCGAACTTCATCCTGCCACCACATTATGAGCTGAGCACTGCCACAGTTTCGGAATCCCAGAACATTCCACA GAACTTATCGCCACCAGTGCTAGGGCCATTCTTCAACAATTTGAGCTCCTCCAATATCTTCGTGGGTGGTGGAAGTAATACTGCTGTTGTGGGTGGTGGAAGTAATACTGCTGTTGTGGGTGGTGGAAGTAATACTGCTGCAACTGGAAATGAAGTTCAACTCCCAGCTCATCTGAATCATCAAGCAAATCCAACCACAGATGAGGGTCCAGGGAACTTAGACGTGCCCGATCCGCTTTCTACTGAG GCTATGTTGGCAGATGTTGCATCGCCGAGTTTAGATGGAGCTGTTGATCAAGAGGGTATTAGCAGCTGGGAACTGGATGGGTATGCTTTAGCAGAGGATTTGACGAACTTGGACGACATCGAGATAGTTTTCCAAACTTGA
- the LOC116206940 gene encoding photosynthetic NDH subunit of lumenal location 4, chloroplastic, with amino-acid sequence MATIPTLTLSAPKLNTSSSSYLKPNSPASLSVVHCCSSSSSSSPCPSSVQSGKSLINAGVGFLAAAVLGLSPLKADATRVEYYATVGEPLCELSYAKSGLGYCDVTVGSGEEVPRGELVNVHYTARFADGTVFDSSYKRARPLTMRVGVGKVIKGLDQGIIGGNGVPPMQVGGKRKLRIPPELAYGPEPAGCFSGDCNIPANATLLYDINLIGIYSGNAK; translated from the exons ATGGCAACAATCCCCACTCTGACCTTGTCTGCACCAAAACTTaacacctcctcctcctcttacCTTAAACCCAATTCCCCTGCTTCTCTGTCTGTTGTACACTgttgctcctcctcctcctcttcttctccttgtcCTTCGTCAGTGCAGTCGGGGAAGTCTCTGATCAATGCGGGTGTCGGGTTCTTGGCGGCGGCTGTTCTGGGCCTTTCGCCGTTGAAGGCCGATGCAACGAGAGTGGAGTACTATGCGACGGTCGGAGAGCCCCTGTGTGAGCTCAGCTATGCAAAGTCAGGGCTCGGGTACTGTGATGTCACTGTTGGGTCGGGCGAGGAGGTTCCCCGTGGTGAGCTTGTCAAT GTTCATTATACCGCAAGGTTTGCAGATGGGACAGTTTTCGACAGCAGCTACAAGCGTGCAAGGCCCCTAACTATGCGTGTCGGTGTTGGGAAG GTAATCAAAGGACTGGACCAGGGGATAATAGGAGGTAATGGAGTGCCACCGATGCAAGTAG GCGGAAAACGTAAACTTCGGATTCCTCCCGAGCTAGCTTATGGGCCAGAACCCGCAGGATGTTTTTCTG GGGACTGCAACATACCTGCCAATGCGACTCTTCTTTATGATATCAACTTGATCGGTATCTACTCCGGAAATGCAAAGTGA
- the LOC116208455 gene encoding protein CELLULOSE SYNTHASE INTERACTIVE 1, whose protein sequence is MGLRDRSSSMEDPDGTIASVAQCIEQLRQTSSSAQEKEHSLRQLLDLIDTRENAFSAVASHSQAVPVLVSLLRSGSVGVKIQAATVLGSLCKENDLRVKVLLGGCIPPLLGLLKSSSAEGQTAAAKTIYAVSQGGAKDHVGSKIFSTEGVVPVLWEQLSKGLKAGNLVDSLLTGALRSLSSSTEGFWPATIQAGGVDILVKLLTSGQSSTQANVCFLLASMMIEDASVCPKVLAADTTKYLLKLLGPGNEAPVRAEAANALKSLSAQCKEARQKIASSNGIPDLINATIAPSKEFMQGEYAQALQENAMCALANISGGLSYVISSLGQSLESCNSPAQVADILGALASALMIYDSKAESMRASDPVAVEQTLINQFKPRLPFLVQERTIEALASLYSNTVLSPKLRNSDAKRLLVGLITMAANEVQDELIRALLTLCNNEGSLWRALQGREGVQLLISLLGLSSEQQQECVVALLCLLSNENDESKWAITAAGGIPPLVQILEIGSVKAKEDSALILRNLCNHSEDIRACVESADAVPALLWLLKNGSANGKEIAAKTLNHLIHKSDTATISQLTALLTSELPESKVYVLDALRSMLSVAPLSDILREGSAANDAIETMIKILSSTKEETQAKSASALAGIFNHRKDLRESNIAVKALWPVLKLLNVEVENILVESSRCLAAIFLSIKVNKDVTAIAKDALAPLVALANSSNLEVAEQATCALANLILDSEVSEKAVAEEVILPATRVLREGTVAGKTHAAAAIARLLKSRKIDSPLTDYVNRSGTVLALVSLLESAGNDRVAVSEALDALSILSRSGASGHVKPAWAVLSEVPKSIAPIVLSIPDAEHSLQDKAIEILSRLCHDQSLVLGDSIAGSSGCITSVATRIINSTNPKVKIGGTALLVCAAKVNYQRIVEDLNQSSSCAFLIESLVTIISSAEVNQGIDGKESISICRRNVEEAENDESNKSITTVISGANLAIWLLSVLASRDEKIRIVIMEAGAVEVLTDKISHYSSQYAQIDYKEDTSIWISALLLAILFQDRDIIRANATMKAIPVLANLLKAEESANRYFAAQAMASLVCNGSRGTLLSVANSGAASGLIMLLGCADDDISHLLELSGEFALVHYPEQVALERLFRVEDIRVGATSRKAIPALVDLLKPIPDRPGAPFLALGLLTQLAKDCPSNKISMVEAGALEALTKYLSLGPQDATEEAATDLLGILFCTPEIRKHESALGAVGQLVAVLRLGGRGARYSAAKALESLFSADHIRNAEMTRQAVQPLVEILSTGMEREQHAAIAALVRLLSENPSRALAVADVEMNAVEVLCKILSSNCSMDLKGDAAELCCVLFGNVRIRSTMAAARCVEPLVSLLVTEFSPAHQSVVRALEKLVEDEQLAELVAAHGAVVPLVGLLYGRNYLLHEAISRALVKLGKDRPACKMEMVKAGVIESILEILHEAPDFLCTAFAELLRILTNNAGIAKGPSAAKVVGPLFQLLPRLEFGPDGQHSTLQVLVNILEHAQCRADYALTSHLAIEPLIPLLDSPVPAVQQLAAELLSHLLMEEHLQKDPVMHQVIGPLVRVLASGIHMLQQRAVKALESLAVMWPNEIAKEGGVSELSKVILQTDPLLPHALWESAASVLTRILQFSSEFYLEVPVAVLVRLLHSGLEGTVTGALNALLVLESDDSTSAEAMAESGAIEALLELIGSHQNEEIATRLLEVLLNNVKIRESKATKSAILPLSQYLLDPQTQNQQARLLATLALGDIFQNEGLARSADAVSACRALVNVLEEQPTEEMKVVAICALQNLVMYSRSNKRAVAEAGGVQVVLDLIGSSDPDTSVQAAMFVKLLFSNHTIQEYASSETVRTITSAIEKDLWATGTVHEEYLKALNALFANFPRLRASDPATLSIAHLVTALKTGSEATQEAALDALFLLRQAWTACGPEISKAQAIAASEAIPLLQYLIQSGPPRFQEKAEFLLQCLPGTLVVIIKHGNNMKQSVGNPSVYCKLTLGNNPPRQTKVVSTGPNPEWDESFSWSFESPPKGQKLHISCKNKSKMGKSSFGKVTIQIDRVVMLGAVAGEYTLLPESKSGPSRNLEIEFQWSNK, encoded by the exons ATGGGCTTGAG AGACCGTTCAAGTAGCATGGAGGATCCTGATGGGACTATAGCAAGTGTAGCACAATGCATTGAGCAGTTGCGGCAGACTTCATCTTCTGCTCAAGAGAAAGAGCATTCATTGAGACAACTGCTGGATCTTATTGATACGCGTGAAAATGCCTTCAGTGCTGTTGCATCCCATTCTCAGGCTGTTCCAGTGCTTGTTTCCCTGCTCCGTTCTGGATCAGTGGGAGTGAAGATACAGGCAGCAACAGTTTTGGGGTCTCTGTGTAAGGAAAATGATCTACGTGTCAAAGTTCTGTTGGGAGGATGCATCCCTCCATTGCTTGGACTCCTTAAGTCTAGCTCTGCAGAAGGTCAAACTGCAGCTGCAAAGACCATTTATGCCGTCTCGCAAGGTGGTGCTAAAGATCATGTTGGATCAAAGATCTTTTCCACCGAAGGTGTTGTCCCTGTTTTGTGGGAGCAACTATCAAAGGGGCTCAAGGCTGGAAACTTAGTTGACAGCCTGTTGACTGGAGCTTTAAGGAGCCTTTCCAGCAGTACTGAGGGATTCTGGCCTGCAACCATACAGGCTGGTGGGGTGGATATCCTTGTAAAGTTGCTTACGAGCGGACAATCAAGCACTCAAGCCAATGTCTGCTTTCTTCTTGCATCCATGATGATTGAAGATGCATCTGTCTGTCCAAAGGTGTTGGCTGCAGATACAACTAAATATCTCCTCAAATTGTTGGGGCCGGGAAATGAAGCTCCCGTAAGAGCAGAAGCAGCTAATGCCCTTAAATCTCTTTCTGCACAATGCAAAGAAGCAAGACAAAAGATTGCAAGCTCTAATGGAATTCCTGATCTGATAAATGCTACAATAGCTCCTTCAAAAGAATTTATGCAGGGTGAATATGCTCAGGCATTGCAGGAGAATGCAATGTGTGCCCTCGCAAACATCTCTGGTGGCTTGTCATATGTCATCTCAAGCCTTGGGCAGAGTCTGGAATCGTGCAATTCACCGGCGCAGGTTGCTGACATCTTAGGAGCTTTAGCTTCAGCCCTCATGATATACGACAGCAAAGCAGAATCTATGCGTGCCTCAGATCCTGTGGCTGTTGAGCAAACGCTAATTAACCAGTTTAAACCTCGCCTACCATTTCTTGTACAGGAGCGTACGATCGAAGCCCTTGCCAGTTTGTATAGCAACACTGTGCTCTCACCTAAACTTCGAAATTCTGATGCAAAGCGGTTGCTTGTTGGTTTGATCACAATggcggcaaatgaagttcaggATGAGCTTATAAGAGCTCTTCTCACACTTTGCAACAATGAAGGCAGTCTATGGCGTGCTCTTCAGGGTCGTGAAGGTGTGCAATTGCTGATCTCTCTCCTTGGGCTGTCGTCAGAGCAGCAGCAAGAATGTGTGGTTGCTCTCTTATGTCTTTTGTCCAATGAGAATGACGAAAGTAAATGGGCGATCACAGCTGCTGGTGGAATTCCTCCGCTTGTTCAAATTCTAGAGATAGGATCAgtaaaagccaaagaagaTTCGGCTTTGATTCTGAGAAATCTTTGTAATCACAGTGAAGATATACGTGCATGTGTTGAAAGTGCTGATGCTGTTCCTGCTTTGCTTTGGCTACTGAAAAATGGAAGTGCAAATGGGAAAGAAATTGCTGCGAAGACACTGAACCATCTCATTCATAAATCTGATACTGCAACTATAAGCCAGCTCACAGCTTTATTGACGAGTGAGCTACCGGAATCTAAGGTTTATGTCTTGGATGCTCTGAGAAGCATGCTTTCTGTGGCTCCTCTCAGTGATATCTTACGGGAAGGTAGCGCAGCGAATGACGCCATTGAGACAATGATAAAGATTCTCAGCTCTACTAAAGAGGAAACCCAAGCTAAGTCAGCATCTGCCCTAGCTGGAATTTTCAATCACAGAAAAGACTTGCGGGAGAGTAATATTGCTGTGAAAGCTCTATGGCCTGTCTTGAAATTGTTGAATGTCGAAGTGGAGAACATCTTGGTGGAGTCCTCGCGTTGCCTGGCtgcaatttttctttcaattaagGTGAACAAGGATGTCACTGCAATTGCAAAGGATGCATTAGCCCCCTTGGTTGCACTAGCAAACTCTTCAAACCTAGAGGTTGCGGAGCAGGCAACATGTGCTTTGGCAAATCTTATCTTAGATAGTGAAGTATCAGAGAAAGCTGTGGCTGAAGAAGTTATTTTGCCTGCCACCAGGGTTTTGCGTGAAGGCACGGTTGCTGGAAAGACTCATGCAGCAGCTGCAATTGCCCGGTTGCTCAAATCTAGGAAAATCGACTCTCCCTTGACTGATTATGTGAATCGTTCCGGAACAGTTCTTGCATTGGTTTCTCTCCTTGAATCTGCTGGTAATGATCGAGTTGCTGTGTCAGAGGCACTTGATGCACTTTCTATCCTTTCGAGGTCAGGAGCCAGCGGGCATGTAAAGCCTGCATGGGCAGTTTTATCTGAAGTTCCGAAAAGCATAGCGCCAATAGTTTTGTCAATTCCTGATGCAGAACACTCGCTGCAGGACAAAGCTATCGAGATATTATCTCGGCTTTGCCACGATCAGTCTCTTGTTTTAGGAGATTCAATTGCCGGCTCCTCTGGATGCATCACATCAGTTGCTACAAGAATAATAAATTCCACAAACCCTAAAGTCAAAATTGGGGGAACTGCATTGCTTGTTTGTGCTGCAAAAGTCAATTACCAGAGAATAGTGGAGGATCTTAATCAGTCCAGTTCCTGTGCTTTTCTCATTGAGTCTCTCGTTACCATTATCAGTTCTGCAGAGGTAAACCAGGGCATTGATGGCAAAGAATCCATAAGTATTTGCAGGCGCAATGTGGAAGAAGCAGAGAACGACGAATCAAATAAAAGCATCACAACAGTAATATCTGGTGCCAACCTAGCAATATGGTTGTTGTCTGTTCTTGCCAGTCGTGACGAAAAGATTAGGATCGTAATCATGGAAGCTGGTGCTGTTGAAGTCCTCACAGATAAAATCTCACATTATTCCTCTCAGTATGCTCAG ATTGATTACAAGGAGGATACCAGTATATGGATCAGTGCTTTGCTTCTGGCAATTCTATTTCAAGATAGAGATATCATAAGAGCAAATGCCACCATGAAAGCTATACCGGTGCTGGCGAATTTGTTGAAGGCAGAGGAGTCGGCAAATAGATATTTTGCTGCACAAGCAATGGCCAGCCTAGTCTGCAATGGCAGCAGGGGAACCTTACTTTCTGTAGCAAATTCTGGCGCTGCAAGTGGGCTCATTATGTTGCTTGGCTGTGCTGATGATGATATATCACATCTCTTGGAATTGTCAGGAGAGTTCGCTCTGGTCCACTACCCAGAACAAGTTGCGCTTGAGAGATTGTTCCGGGTTGAAGACATAAGGGTGGGTGCCACTTCTCGAAAAGCAATACCAGCTCTTGTTGATCTGCTCAAACCAATTCCAGATCGACCAGGTGCACCTTTCCTTGCGCTTGGGCTTCTGACTCAGCTTGCAAAAGACTGCCCCTCCAACAAAATCTCAATGGTTGAGGCAGGTGCTCTGGAAGCCTTGACCAAGTATCTTTCACTTGGGCCACAGGATGCTACTGAAGAAGCTGCTACCGATCTCCTAGGGATCCTATTTTGCACCCCTGAAATACGGAAACATGAATCTGCATTGGGTGCAGTGGGTCAACTGGTAGCAGTGTTACGTCTTGGAGGGAGAGGTGCTCGTTATAGTGCTGCTAAGGCTCTGGAGAGCCTCTTTTCTGCTGATCATATCCGGAATGCAGAAATGACTCGACAAGCGGTTCAACCCTTAGTGGAGATTCTCAGCACTGGTATGGAAAGGGAACAGCATGCAGCTATAGCTGCCTTGGTCAGACTGTTGAGTGAGAACCCATCAAGAGCTCTTGCTGTTGCTGATGTGGAGATGAATGCCGTGGAAGTTCTCTGCAAGATTCTTTCTTCGAACTGCTCTATGGATTTGAAGGGTGATGCAGCTGAGTTATGCTGCGTATTATTTGGAAATGTTCGAATCAGGTCCACGATGGCTGCAGCTCGCTGCGTCGAGCCTTTGGTCTCCCTCCTTGTCACTGAATTCAGTCCTGCACACCAGTCGGTTGTCCGAGCGTTGGAGAAACTCGTTGAAGATGAGCAGCTGGCGGAACTGGTAGCTGCACATGGTGCAGTTGTTCCTCTCGTTGGCCTTCTATACGGTAGAAACTACTTGCTTCATGAAGCAATCTCTCGAGCACTTGTAAAGTTGGGGAAAGACAGACCTGCTTGTAAGATGGAGATGGTGAAGGCTGGTGTAATTGAGAGCATCCTTGAGATCCTGCACGAAGCTCCAGACTTTCTCTGCACAGCTTTTGCGGAACTTCTCCGCATACTGACCAACAATGCAGGCATTGCTAAGGGACCCTCTGCTGCAAAAGTGGTGGGGCCCCTTTTCCAGCTGCTCCCAAGACTCGAATTTGGTCCTGATGGTCAGCACAGCACGTTGCAGGTCCTTGTGAATATCTTGGAGCATGCCCAATGCCGGGCTGACTATGCTTTGACTTCTCACCTGGCTATAGAACCTCTAATCCCTTTGCTCGATTCTCCTGTGCCGGCTGTTCAACAGCTGGCTGCTGAGCTGCTAtcgcaccttctcatggaagaGCATCTACAGAAGGATCCGGTTATGCATCAAGTGATTGGTCCCCTCGTTCGGGTCCTTGCATCTGGCATTCATATGCTGCAGCAGAGAGCCGTGAAGGCTCTGGAAAGCCTAGCAGTGATGTGGCCCAATGAGATTGCTAAAGAGGGTGGAGTTTCAGAGCTATCTAAAGTGATACTGCAGACTGATCCTCTGCTTCCCCATGCTCTGTGGGAATCTGCAGCATCTGTTTTAACCCGTATCTTGCAGTTCAGTTCGGAATTTTACCTGGAGGTTCCTGTTGCTGTGTTAGTCAGATTGCTCCATTCAGGCTTAGAAGGCACAGTAACCGGTGCATTGAATGCTCTTCTGGTCCTGGAGAGCGATGATTCGACTAGTGCTGAAGCCATGGCGGAGAGTGGTGCCATAGAGGCCCTTTTGGAACTAATTGGGTCTCACCAAAATGAGGAAATAGCAACAAGGTTGCTTGAAGTTTTGCTCAACAACGTGAAGATCAGGGAATCAAAGGCTACGAAATCTGCAATCTTACCCTTATCCCAGTACCTCCTCGATCCACAAACTCAAAATCAGCAGGCGAGATTACTTGCTACTCTTGCACTTGGAGATATATTCCAGAATGAGGGTCTTGCTCGAAGTGCAGATGCTGTGTCAGCTTGTCGGGCATTAGTCAACGTGCTTGAAGAGCAACCTACTGAAGAGATGAAGGTGGTCGCAATATGTGCTTTACAGAACCTAGTGATGTACAGCAGATCAAATAAAAGAGCTGTTGCAGAGGCTGGTGGCGTTCAAGTTGTCTTGGATCTGATTGGTTCGAGTGATCCAGATACCTCTGTTCAGGCAGCGATGTTTGTTAAGCTCCTATTCTCCAATCATACCATTCAAGAGTATGCATCTAGTGAAACAGTCAGAACTATAACTT CTGCCATTGAGAAGGACCTATGGGCCACTGGAACTGTTCACGAGGAGTATCTGAAAGCCTTAAATGCACTCTTCGCCAACTTCCCTCGTCTACGAGCTTCTGACCCTGCAACGCTCAGTATCGCTCACTTAGTCACGGCTCTCAAGACAGGGTCTGAGGCCACCCAAGAGGCCGCCTTGGATGCGCTTTTTCTGCTGAGGCAAGCTTGGACAGCTTGCGGTCCTGAAATTTCTAAAGCCCAGGCTATTGCTGCTTCAGAAGCAATTCCTTTACTGCAGTACTTGATCCAGTCAGGCCCACCTAGGTTCCAGGAGAAGGCGGAATTCCTTTTACAGTGTTTGCCCGGTACCTTGGTCGTGATCATCAAGCACGGGAACAACATGAAGCAATCTGTGGGTAACCCTAGCGTCTACTGCAAGCTCACGCTCGGCAACAACCCACCAAGGCAAACTAAG GTTGTTTCGACCGGCCCCAACCCGGAGTGGGATGAGAGCTTCTCGTGGTCCTTTGAAAGTCCTCCAAAGGGCCAAAAGCTTCACATCTCCTGCAAGAATAAAAGCAAAATGGGGAAG AGTTCATTCGGAAAAGTGACAATTCAGATCGATCGGGTCGTAATGCTCGGAGCTGTCGCTGGAGAGTACACCTTACTGCCCGAGAGCAAGAGCGGGCCCTCAAGGAACTTGGAGATCGAGTTCCAGTGGTCCAATAAATGA
- the LOC116206959 gene encoding heavy metal-associated isoprenylated plant protein 23: MGVAGTIEYLSDLMGSGHGHGKKRKQLQTVELKVRMDCDGCELKVKNALSSLSGAKSVEVNRKQQKVTVTGYVEASKVLKKAKSTGKKAEIWPYVPYNLVAHPYAASAYDKKAPPGFVRNIEASATTGTVAKFGGDDPFNVHVFSDENPNACSVM, from the exons ATGGGAGTTGCAGGGACAATAGAGTACTTGTCGGATTTGATGGGCAGCGGCCACGGTCACGGCAAGAAGAGGAAGCAGTTGCAGACGGTCGAGCTCAAGGTCAGGATGGACTGTGATGGCTGCGAGCTCAAGGTCAAGAACGCCCTCTCCTCCCTCAGTG GGGCGAAGAGTGTGGAGGTGAACAGGAAGCAGCAGAAGGTGACGGTGACGGGGTACGTGGAGGCCAGCAAGGTACTGAAAAAGGCCAAGTCGACCGGGAAGAAGGCCGAGATTTGGCCCTATGTCCCCTACAACTTGGTGGCTCACCCTTATGCCGCCTCTGCCTATGACAAGAAGGCCCCTCCTGGCTTCGTCAGGAACATCGAGGCTTCTGCCACCACTGGCACCGTGGCCAAGTTCGGTGGGGATGATCCGTTCAACGTCCATGTGTTCAGCGATGAGAACCCGAATGCCTGCTCTGTCATGTGA
- the LOC116208241 gene encoding aspartic proteinase-like protein 1, with amino-acid sequence MAVLVLQLLLLASGLLAETGRAVTFSSRLIHRFSEEVKALRVSRGGGGNATGSWPEKRSVEYYQLLVSSDFQRQNMKLGTHYEVLFPSEGSKTMSLGNDFGWLHYTWIDVGTPNVAFLVALDAGSDLLWLPCECVQCAPLSASYYNSLDRDLNEYSPSSSSTSEHLPCSHQLCELGPNCKSPKESCPYTVNYYSENTSTSGLLVQDVLHLSSGSNGGSNHSVKAPIILGCGMKQSGGYLDGVAPDGLIGLGIGEISVPSILAKAGLVRNSFSMCFDEDDSGRIFFGDQGPVSQKNTPFLPLNGKYETYIVGVEACCIGNSCLKQSDFNALVDSGASFTFLPNAVYERIADEFDRRVNATRASSEGYPWKYCYKSSMKEKPKVPSLTLVFPLNNTFVVHDPVFLIYGMEGVAAFCLAIQPADGDIGTIGHNFMTGYRMVFDRENLKLGWSHSNCQGLEDGQSMPLSPNGRPPNPLPTNEQQSSSQGHAVAPAVAGRAPTSASAAPREVMTPYFGLLRLLLPLLLLHLPAHHHHIVDSLTC; translated from the exons ATGGCAGTCCTGGTGCTCCAGCTCCTGCTTCTGGCGTCGGGCCTCTTAGCTGAGACCGGGCGAGCTGTCACCTTCTCGTCGCGGCTGATCCACCGGTTCTCCGAGGAGGTGAAGGCGCTTAGGGTTTCGCGAGGTGGAGGTGGGAATGCCACCGGCTCGTGGCCGGAGAAAAGGAGTGTGGAGTACTACCAGCTGCTCGTGAGCAGCGACTTCCAGCGGCAGAACATGAAGCTCGGTACCCACTATGAGGTGCTTTTCCCTTCCGAAGGCAGCAAAACGATGTCGCTTGGGAACGATTTCGGATG GTTACATTACACATGGATTGATGTGGGGACTCCAAATGTTGCCTTCCTTGTTGCGCTGGATGCGGGCAGTGATCTACTTTGGCTTCCGTGTGAATGTGTGCAATGTGCACCCCTTTCTGCCAGTTACTATAACAGTCTG GATAGAGATCTGAATGAATATAGTCCATCTTCTTCGAGCACCAGCGAGCACCTACCCTGCAGCCATCAGCTATGTGAATTGGGCCCAAACTGCAAAAGTCCCAAGGAGTCATGCCCTTACACAGTCAATTACTACTCTGAAAACACATCGACTTCTGGACTGCTTGTTCAGGACGTATTGCATCTTTCATCTGGCAGTAATGGTGGATCAAACCATTCTGTGAAGGCTCCTATCATTCTAGG GTGTGGTATGAAGCAAAGCGGCGGCTACTTGGATGGCGTTGCTCCTGATGGTCTTATTGGCTTGGGAATTGGAGAAATTTCAGTCCCTAGCATTCTTGCCAAAGCAGGATTGGTCCGCAACTCTTTCTCCATGTGCTTTGATGAAGATGACTCAGGGAGAATATTTTTTGGGGATCAGGGTCCAGTATCCCAGAAGAACACGCCATTCCTGCCCCTAAATGGGAAATA TGAAACTTACATTGTTGGGGTGGAGGCATGTTGTATCGGGAACTCTTGTCTTAAACAGTCAGATTTTAATGCACTGGTCGATAGTGGGGCCTCATTCACCTTTCTACCAAATGCAGTTTATGAAAGAATTGCAGATGAG TTTGATAGGCGAGTTAATGCCACTAGAGCTAGCAGTGAAGGCTATCCTTGGAAGTATTGCTACAAATCCAG TATGAAAGAGAAGCCCAAGGTTCCCTCTTTGACTCTTGTGTTCCCCCTAAACAACACCTTTGTGGTTCATGATCCTGTTTTTCTGATCTACGGAATGGAG GGGGTTGCTGCATTTTGTTTGGCAATACAACCTGCAGATGGAGACATTGGAACAATAGGAC ATAACTTCATGACGGGATATAGAATGGTTTTTGACCGGGAAAATTTGAAGTTGGGCTGGTCCCACTCTAATT GCCAAGGTCTTGAAGATGGTCAGAGCATGCCCCTCTCACCAAACGGGAGACCTCCGAACCCACTCCCAACGAACGAGCAACAGAGCTCATCCCAAGGCCATGCAGTGGCCCCTGCAGTCGCAGGAAGAGCCCCCACTTCAGCATCAGCTGCTCCGCGAGAGGTGATGACACCCTATTTTGGCCTGCTCAGATTATTACTGCCTCTGCTGCTACTGCATCTCCCCgcccatcatcatcatattgTAGATTCACTCACCTGCTAA